TTCATCCCTGAGTCTGCAAGAGCATGATGGTCCAATCTCAAATTTCTCCAACCCAAGGtcttaaaaatcaattcaagCAATGTCTTGCATCTAAAACACACACAATTCCtcggagcattttaaaatattttgctaTTGATGAATAAAATACAACAGAACGAACATTAGAATACTCCAATTACTTTTCTCAAATATTTTGTGAGgaagagtaatttttttaaaattgtccattgttttttttttttgtaaaattgtatcTAGTGCCAAATTAGCCCTTACCAATGCTTTTTATTGTAACAACCATTTAATATTACCACCTATAACCATCTATTATTATCGTAGCCAGTAAGTTCTTTAACTTGAACCGTCTTACTGAGAAGTGAAAACACTGAAATGATCCATTTCTATTTCCTCGTGCCTTATTAGTTTTTACGATTTCTCTCAAGAAATGGCTTGATAGCTGTACGTATagctttaatctaaaataatcATTATCTGTGTTCAATTCTATTTTTGTTAATTAATCTAAATCAATAACacggttttttttatcaatcaaaCAATCAACtatttttgtaaaacattttttattttgaactttattaatacttttttaaatatgttttcatTGCTTTTCTAGGATTCTATAACTCAAGCATGAAAAAGTGTgccttttctcggaaaattgtttgtaaaatttccactcattaattttttcataacttACCAAATGTTCTTATTGTCATATTCTGCCTGAAATAGATCTGATTATACctaagttttgaatttctatcaattttaagttttccgtttaaagtttgcactaaaaatatttaggccatttttaaaaaaaggaatactAGGATTTgtttgcctttttttttaaaaaaatcaaatttttgatttttttctcttttggtaTAATCACCTTTGTTTTGCACTTGGGAAAACCTTTAATGAACCATCAGTTACCTTCAAGCTGTTTTCCATGAACCCTTATTTTGATAAAGCTGTTTCTTGTTGACCAATTTTGTTGTAGAGTAGAAGTAATGTCAAAGCTTGTTATTCTCTATTATCGTTAACAATAGTTATTTTACATCTGGAGAACACCAGCGGAAGAGGAGGTCAGAGAGCAAGTTCATTAGacattaaaaataaactctGGCGCACTAACATCATGAAATCTATATTATATTGTTTTAACAACCATTATGGATCTACAAAATATCAAGTGTAATTTTATTGGAAACCTTTaaagatatttcaaaattctcctttttttaatttcctcctCACTACTAGGTGAGCTCATTTCTCAGTAAGCCCCCTCTCCACCAGTGTCCTCTTCGTTTTTAGTCTTGGCTCGAAAATACCACTAATTCACGAGAACCAGAGCTCCATTCAGCCCCTCTCGTCcaaagcaaaaaagaaaatactctATTTACATCGTTGAAAGTTTGATTCAACAAATACTAGTAAAATGAACGAAATAGTAAAGGACTACATCATTGAAGCTTCAATCAGGAATCAAAGTTTTCCAATTATGTCAAACCATTTAAACACAAATTATATGAAGACCTCTATTTTTATTAAGTTAAGTTGTTTAATTATATCTCTATAGATCAGTAACCTTCATCAACCTCGGTTCAAATATAAATATTGATCCAAATATTACTCCCGAATTTGATTCATACAAACTGTCAATTTTGCTGTAAACTGTTAAGTATCAGTATGTTCCATCGGATTCATAATGTTCCCGCAATGTTTggctaaaaaaattcattgtatAAAAACAATATCTGCAGAAATATATCAAGAAACCAACACCTAGGAATAAGTAGCCTCTTCCAAAgccttttttcagattttttcattgttttcaagtAAATTTCGAGATGaaatattctttttattttaatgttttaagaTGCATAGCGTTATGCCTCTTCTTTGTTTGGTCAGTGTACCTGGTTACCTTAGTGCGAGGAGATAAGAGGAACAAACAAATGAATTACAGTATCAGTGGACCTGagttgtgttttcttttttcaggattttttatcTCTAGAAATCAAATGGGTACTAATATTTCTTTCACAGCTTATTTCCTTAATGAGGTCATACTCAAAAACTTTCTATTTAGTAGagtttctttcttttccatattAGAAAGTATGCACTATTTGTTAAAATAACTTTCTCTCAGAACTGCTGATGtgtatatgaaaaaaaaatttcgaaaagaagaggaaggtaTCGGTCAGTTTTACGTAGTTTCTTAGCGATTCCTACTTTTAATACTTTTTAGAAATATGAAGTGCCATTCATAATCGTTGTTATTATATATCAATAGGTCAtgattaaaaaatgtataactcGATCTGTACCATGGCTAATGTCCCTTTATGCCTATTTGTTTTAGTAGAATACTGACTAgcagttttcttgaaattttctgtgaatttttttccctgatttaatatttgcaaaaaattttaagcagatgttttggttaatttttttttaaaaaaagttaaacatAATGGAGATTTTTAATTGTTGCAATGGAGttactaatttttcaaaatcggccatcgatatgcaaGCTTGTAGCTTTTTGCTGACAGCAGTACTGATAGGCTTCCTTGATAAGCTCATAGTAACAATAACTTGTAGCAGTTGTCAGTAACTGTAGGCTAATTTTTTTCAGCATTATTgtttctctctttctcctcAGAACTAGTCATCTCAAGTTAAATTACTTGCCTAGTTTAACTTTTTTGTCCTCTCTATGTGATATCTAGTGCCTCAGGCAATGTATGCTTGTCAattcttgtatttttttgttcatttatcTGTCAACTAATTTCATTCATCGAGTGTCTTGAAAATCAATGCTGTTTATACGCTGTTGAGTTTAGTTGACAAATGTCTGTTCTTGTAAATTGTATCGCTTGGTGCTAAAACTGTTTTAATCTCAGCTCATGTAACGCTTCCATTCACTCTGTGAGAATAAAGTtcagattttattgaaaatcaaGTACATAGTATCGCTTGTTATTTACAATACTAATGGAGGAATGAAACATCAGACGTCTTTTTCCCTTCTCACAATTGATACAACATGGTCGCTTTCAGTTGGTCTCGGTCCATATGATGGACATAAGCATGAAGGAAATCGAATGTATTTCATGTCTCTTCCCCATTTGAGATATACAAAAATACCCATCATTTAGATCTACATGAAAACCTAATTAATACCCATAATAAATGACACATTTTATTATATGTCATATCTTCATTTTCAATATTGggagaaaaaggaaataaaaaactattttataaaaaagaaaaaatttatcattcttaaaaaaaaagaaaaaaatcttatatTTACATTCAAAATTACAAGGGAGCAAGTGAGGCTCACTGGACATGGGGGCACTGTTTCCATTTGTACAAAATCAAGGTTACAAGTATAATTTGAGACcaaaagtgaaaatttaatttttgtttttttcttacacccccccccccccccccccccccatcattcATTTTGCAGAATGCACCGggtttttttcattgaatacgCATATTGATGCACTCAAACCTTATATTTGGTGTTTGCTCCCTTCAACTTTGCTCTAGCTTACCAAGgattcaattttattaatttacgtTTAGTCACTGTGAAATTCAAAttctaacgaaaaaaaaatgacttccaAACTCATCAAGCTCGTTCCTAGGGGCCTAAAATAAAACAAGGATACTAGCATCCCCCTCCTTATGTCAGAGAACAAcagaatctgaaaaaaattactcatacaattaaaattcaaaattactgaCTTTTTTTGTTGCATGAGCCGCTTGCTTTCAGTTTCTTACTCATGAttggtaaagaaaaatatcACAAACTCTAAAATATGCAATCATGTTAACACTTGACTaagattgaagtaggttttaTCACACGTTCAGTGCAATGAGAAACCTGGGAGGGAATACACAACttgattatttgaaaatttcttcatgatacatgaaatgggagtaattgtaaaaaatgaaaacaacacTCCCAAAATACTTTTTCAGTGATTTAAAGCAAATAGatgaattttttgttgttgtgcCCTTAGCATGAACACAGAGACTATCCAACTCATAAAGTAGAAAAGTTAACATGAACAGCTGGACTGAATTCTGTCGTAAATTAGGTAAACAGTGATTAAGATGTCATTTTAACCATATCATGAAGGCAactgatttaaatttttaaaagctatCCAGTCTTAACTTTCCTTCATTCTGAACCAAGTACATTAGATCACTTAGAACTTGTTCACAAATCgattcttctgatttttcatgcatctgaaataagaaagaaaatgaatgatTTAAGAGAATTGAttagaatagaaaaaaaagaaaattcaggaaGAATTAAAACATTATTTGGTTGAAATGTGGAGAGTTCCTACCCTAAAAATAGGTAGAAGATGATTTTGCATGGGGTAATTGCCACGCAATACTGCCCTGCTAGCAggccgccacaagggggggggggatactgggtccctggtaccggggcccgtgctGCCCGtaaaaaaccactacgaattcacacgCAACCCTTCTTTCataggaaaaagtgaaaaatttacactaaaaatttcgcaaaaggtgaataaattttcaaaaacacgctggggcactgtagaattcttcttgaatttttaaagaagtatacttcttggaaaatttctatctattttcaagattttcagtacaaaaGGATATTTTTAGTGACTGCGTGTCATTTCTCGTCGTCAggtgctaagagtctccagtctgggcatcctcgacttcaatggctcatggctcaactcccttaccatagacaaacgaagggggagtccaggggggcctggcccccttagaattgaaaatagtatcatatgctccccccccaaaaaaaaataaaaattatccaGATGTTATGAATGCAagaattcgcaagtattttttgctgaaagtagaaaaaaaagcgtaattattccgcagaaattgatggaaaatttcgtcatggaagcttcaaaatgcgtccgaatagatttataaattcaaaaatttcttggggatgcccctcggacctccccccccccccctcgtgcttggggcccgggccttaaaactggtaccagggcccgagatgagatgtggcgggcctgatcgTGTTAAAGAAAGATGATAAACGTGAGCCGGGTCCACAAGATACCGTGTAATCGAGCCGAAGTTGAAGTAGGTATCTTTGAAAGTCTCTTCTTCATTTTGTATTGTGAGTTATCTCGTTGCAATACTCAGTATACCACAATGAAACCAACTTAAGATACCGaagttttcttcatttcaatttttcaatttgagaagAGCACGGAACCGTTACGCCCAGAAGTACATTTTCCCTGTCTATCACCGAAAATTTCCCATTGACGTGCTAAAGTAATAAGGCTCAAACTACCCTTTGAAATAAAGAATTTATTCAGATCAATagtaccgagtttcacgaaactCGAacgaacagaaaccgagatagcattttaggctacGTCCGTCACcttaaatttgagaattttcaaaaattgactaataattcgagtttcccgtcgaaaaataccaccagacaccgaatttcagaaaaatccattgcACAGGAGCCGAGACAGCATTTTAGGCtgcgtccgccatcttggattggagaattttcaaaaatggactaaaaattcgagtttcccgtcggtAAATACCCCGAAACACGGAGTTTCACGAAACTCGAacgaacagaaaccgagatatcattttaggccacgaattttcaaaaattgactaattatttgagtttcccgtcgaaaaatactcCGCGACaacgaatttcagaaaaatccatcgaacaggagccgagatagcatttcaAGCCACGTCTGTCATCTTgcatttgagaattttcaaaaattgactaaaaattcgagtttcccgtcggaaAATACCCCGTGGTACAAAGTTTCACGAAACTCGAacgaacagaaaccgagatagcattttaggccaggTCCGTCATCTTAAATTTgagaatttgcaaaaattgactaaaaattcaattttcccgtcAAAAAGTACCACCacacaccgaatttcagaaaaatccatcgaacaggagccgagatagcattttaggccacgaccgccatcttggatttgagaattttcaaaaatggactaaaaattcgagtttcccgttgaaaaataccatctgacaccgaatttcagaaaaatccatcgaacaggagccgataaagcattttaagccacttcagtcatttcggattttcgaattttgacagattttgaattaaaacgcgtgatacccaaaatcgaagctcagatttggattcctcgtaaaaaatcgatgcgatttgatgtatcataccctgacaccgaatttcaaaaaaatccatcgaacaggagccgagatagcattttaagccacgtccgTCATTTGGGATTTTCGAAAGTGGAAAAtctgacttaaaacgcgtggtacccaaaatcgaagctcagattcggattcctcgttaaaaatcgatgcaatttcatgtatcatactcgagcatagcgtgaaggaaagagacgtgaCGTcggcatactgattcgagcatatgaatgcaacgtggcaacatgggtagtgctcagtgggtcagcggaggaggaagaagaatttatcgtgagggattcctcgcgacgaaaccgaacgctcAGCCGGCGCTAAGtggcgcctccccgttcggtttcactcgggcgacaggcggcggcggcgtagttcaaagaggaagtacgacagaatctatacgcgtcgttaaacatttttccttcacgctattctaacatttgatacatgaaatctcatcaatttttcacgaggaatccgaatttgagcttagattttggatattacgcgttttaatctatttaacgtagaagaaattacagaattgtccttgaaaattgatcacgcaCTAGTGTTTtcttttaccccgtttttcttctgcattcacgtaatgaaattagactaacagttgactcatcgactagtctagcttaatcccccagaatcggtctaaagggcgaacgattttatcaggtAAGATGGAGTCTGGGGCGAACCTCTGTCGGAGGCGGTCGTTTCGCTGCAGGCTCATAGTGGTGGAGCCATTTTTGATAGACCTAAAtcctttactttttcctttCACTCATTTCAGTTCTTCGTCTTCCTATTTTTGCAACCCTGCTTCTCTTCCCGACTTCTGCGCTCTTCATCCTTCCTTCAACCGTCTTTTCCTCCTGGGCATATCTGCGGTCTCCACTAACCGTCAAATGATCTGGACAGTGATGGCAATGCTTAACCTCAAAGGGAcgtgatcaattatttttcgaagATCATCCATCCCGgaacaaaattttagtagattaTTATCGAACCACCCATTGACCAAGACATTAAACTTTGTTTATTCTCTAGGGAAATGATCATCTAGTGTGTGATCCCGAACTTTTGTAAGTGGCTGTTTATCTGCAAAGGGGAATTAGGCCAATCAACCtacgacaacaacaacaacaacaacaggtaagatgtgcggtcctagtttccgggcaattgcgatttgatggaagctgcgatgaggagaaacggaagatatgcgaaactcgggcgggTATTAAGTGAAAAACCAGGAAGGGGAAAgcctttcttcccgaaaagtttgtgctcgggccaacttatgtggtcactggagcattgtataggaGGTTgcgggaaactatttttttgtagcaaccaggcccgccacaaggggggggggggggggaggatactggatccctggtaccggggcccggtgctgcccgtgaaaaaccactacaaATTCACATGGAACCCTTGTTttgtaaggaaaagtgaaaaatgtaccctaaaaatttcgcaaaaggagaataaattttcaaaaactcgcaggggcactgtagaattcttcttaaattttcaaagaagtatacctCTTGGAAAaattctatctattttcaagattttcagtacagaagaatattttagtaactgcgtttcattttcttccgttgtcagatgctaagagtctccagtgtGGGCTTCCTCGatttcaatggctcatggcttaactcccttgccgtagaaaaattaagggggagtccaggggggcctggcccccttagaattgaaaatcgtatcatatgcccccctctaaaaaaaataaaaattttccagatgttttgaatgcaacaattcgcaagtattttgtgctgaaagtagaaaaaaaaagcgTAACTATTCCGCAGGAATTGTTGGAAAAATTCgtcatggaagcttcaaaatgcgtccgaatagatttataaatttaaaaatttctcgggggatgccccttgGACCCCCTTTCCccccgtgcttggggcccgggccTTAAAACTGGAACCCgagcccgagatgggatgtggcgggcctgcctgcTAGGCAAGAAAGCTATTCTCAGATATGTTATCCCAGAACAAGGCAAATATATTTTATGTCTGTATAATTAGTTACTTCTGTAACTTCAGAAATCTGTAGAAGAATCCTGAGGTTTTCGCTTGCTTTTGCGAGCAGGAGAATGTTGGTCCAGCAACATTCAAAAAGTGATATCAACTAAAACTAATCTAAAAaatatattctttgaaaaataattcactggaaaaatctaatttttttagcaTTAAAATCTGAGTTTGcacttttcttctgtttttgcaattttgaaattttaaacatgtatttcttgaaatagcaaaaactcaCTCGtatgccttgtcctccaagcccctcaaagaTCATTTCTGAGAAAAGCCATGACAAGATTGTTCTTTCTTGATAAATGTTGTAAAGAGTTATTAGACTCTTTGCTATCTGGGTGACCGATAGAATACAAGTTATGCGTATTACATAACTGCATGATACACAAGCACCATATCAGACAGGCATTTAGTGAAAACGTCACTtagtaatattttttcttaaacagAACCATTATTATTAGAGAGCAACAGAGACAAGTACTTACCCCTCGATAGCTGTACTGTTCTTTGGGAGGAGGATGTTCAAAATCAGGACCAAAATTTACTACGACTGAGCATGACTTGTACAGTGATACGGCTGGATAGTACGCTCCTGCATAAATATCTAAAAATGCATCCCCTTGACACTGTCCATTTTTAAAGAACACAATTTTGCTGCCTTGCAGGGGAtgtagttgttttaaagtttcggCTACTTGGTCTTTCTCTTCATAGTACAGATGACTTCGGAACTTTACAAGgggctgaaaaaaaatgttgacacaacatatttaaaataactttgcaaaaaggaaaatttcaggaaaagataCATAGACCCGGAAAATGCCCGAGAGGGCGGTGCTGTTGGCATCTAAATGaaatgagttaaaaaaaaagtattttacttTAATACTTATTAACTAAcatgaatatatttttatcTATCCTATTTTTCTTTGGGACTGAACACacgaatttattttaatatgtAATTGTTTCtcttactttttacttttttaaatttttttccgcaGTTGATAATGGTCACGGTCACCAACTGAGATGTCCTGTGTTGATTTGTCGTTTGAGCCTCGTTTTCCATATTTTCATTGCTGTTTTTATCCTGTCATGTTTTCGGGATACATACTTTTACTATTTCTGATATTTCTCAATCTTTACGTACATAAATAAACATGctaataataaaaacaaaagaaaaagatacCATTGCAGAAGAAATCTCTCTTGCATGGTGGACTCgaatttttaagtgaaaaaataagCCAGTTGCCAAAACTAATCAATTAATTTGTCTCAAAGACTGAATATGAATGGACTGACAATCAGATAGTATGTAAATCACATCAGTCAGGTCAAAAATGCAGTTAGATTTTGAGTTCTTTGCTccacaaatgaaacaaaaataaagacACTGTTACCAATCCCTACGCATGAGTCTGAGGAATTATTTTAAGAGTACTAAAAATAGAGAGTATTTGTTATTATTAATACAAAAAGAAAAGCAGTAATAATTTGAAAAGGTATGAATAGGATTTGCCAACCTTCAATTTGGAGTATGGGCAGTCCTGTTTTCCCTTCAGTAAtggacaaattttaaatttaaaaaaaaaaaaaaagataaaaactaaATTGATTCAAATAAATACTTACCCTGTCTTTATAGGTGGGAGGCAAATAACTCGTGCTTTCTTCTTCTGGAAGTATAATTAGAAAACCTAGTACATCGTTCACTCCATATCCTGGACTATAATGTTTTCCGCGTCCTTCATGAAACCTGGTGCCTTTCCTAAACATGTAATGACAAATGGCATTGACTTAGAAATTATACTAGAGCAAATGAGCACAAACTATAAATAATCCTTGCCTTTTGGTAGCGATTAATTGAGattttatggatattttccatcCATACTGTTgcatttcccctcaaaaataagTCACAACTTAAACcaaacaaaaattaagttcTTTTCGTCAAGATTAAATGATATTTAAAGATGAATTGCATGATTCTTTGGTAAGTTATAAGGTACCAAGAACATTGTTTTCCTTACTCAATCAGAACTAAAAGATAACAGTACTTACCTTGATCGCCACGAGTAACCAAATTTATCGTAACCTAGCGGAGCTTGTAGATTGGCATATTCTTGTCCCCATCCAATCCTGGTAGCCGAACCTTCTGGCATTTCTTGGATGGTCGCTTCATAATACCATACGCCTCTGTTCACACCTACAAAAATAATGAgttattgttttaaaaatacatatcatgcttctgtttttttcctctttaatttttttagttcttttacTCTTTCCTCCCTACTGAAtataaaagggggaaaaaacctgctttattttattttccgtaCGTATTCCATGCCAGTTTATTTGATTCCAAAAGCCAAATGAACCGGTGCAAACGATGAAACTGttgaatgttttcaaatttacattttactaaacgtaaaaaaaaataaaatatgtgatCAAGATGGCGAGAAGTTCTCGGATTCTTTACTTTTTTGTGATTAAAAGGTCTTGTTAAACAaagatttgtattttttcctttaaaaataatccAGCCATTGAATTCAGCATGATAAACGGAGAAAATAAATCTACATGGTAGAGTCTTATTCTAGTGActgatttttgagagaaaagttTTGACAATGGTTAGTCTGTTGTACTCACAATGAGTTGCTCTAATCATACAGTATCCTTTTTCACCAGTGACCTTTAATCGGTTGTCAGCCACTCGTAATTGTGGTGCACGATCGTGCAATGCCAAGAATACTTTATTTGGAGCTAAAGTACGGTACAGCCAACCAGGAATTGGCTTCCCAGCTGATTCGCTTGATTCATCGAACTCCTATGGAAAAAGATGACAGGAAAAAGTTAAGAAAGGACCACTAGAAAGATTACAGgctaaaaatcaagaaagttttgaagaaattaggTTGACtggttttccgaggaaaaaataaagcatgactgGTGGTCTACAATGTCACAAACAGAGATATGTGGTCTCGCACCATATCAATACatgtttctcatcaaaatttcatgtaaaataccATAAAATCAACTATTAAAGAAATAACAAAGGCTCTACAGATTTGACATGGGGACAGTACTGCATCTCTGTAGGaaaacacgtttaaaaatgctacatttttcaattctcGGTCTTGCGCTCCTCAAAATTGGAAtttataaaatttgatttttaaaaccgTATTGAGCTAAGGAGATAGTAAAAAACACATAGGCAtctaatacaatctagaccgtgCATTAACCTTGCCTTCCGGCTGGTAACGTAAGAGTAAGACAGCTAGGAAGATCTAAACGCTCTTCCACGTAAACCGCTTCAACCTAGTAAACTTCAAGTAGGCTCTGCATCTGTTTTCCTTAAGGTTGTTGCTGATTCCCCAAATTTTCCAGAACTACATGCAATCCAGATTACTTACCTATCGTCTCATCAAAAGAGCTGTATACACTATCTAGATTGAGTCATATGTTGATGGTTTCACATGTAGGGTCTTTTGGACTTGAGATGCATATTATTGCATATTCTAATTAAGTCATGTTTGTATTCTGCTGCAAGTTGATTGTATCTTACTTTGCATCACTGAGCAACTGGAGAAATATGAGGAAATACTGCTAATTAGTTTTGGGGCTTACTTGACGAAACGGTGCGTGAGGATCTGGTTCTGCAAGAATATATCTGTAGCCATCTTTATTGTACGGGTGTTCCAGAGGGTAACCATGAGCAGGTAATTTGGGAGCATTGACGTCTCCAGCGAGTCTACCTTTTTTCCCCCCACCCTGTCCAGTGTCTGCTAGTTTCCGTTTGCCACCTCTGCCTTTCATGCCACCTCCACCTGAAGGGCATcgagaaaaaaagatgaatcaCTGTAATGGAATTTCACTCAGAATAACACCTGCATTCAAACATCTAAAAGAGTCAAAATTAGTAATTACATCACACAAAACAAACCTTACAATGTTAGTCAAAAACTAAGGGGAGGGAAAAATGTGAGAGGAGTGGGGACCTTTCAGTCCAATTGAGATAAAGAAGTTTGTTTCAAATTCTGGATAAGATTAGACACTTATCAAATAATGATCACTTAACTTTTGATAAAAGGAATTAATGGGCACATGAAAACtctgaaagaaatgaaattttgataaactgTGATTTCATGGATTCAATTTAAtcaatcaatgaaaaataaaaacaaatgcaATCCATCCTTCCTCCTCCAAggctttcatttttcaaaacgtCATGAGTCTCCGACTGCATCGCAGTAATTATTTCGGTCGCTGCCTGCTTTTTGTCTCCAGATCATCCAAGAGAATGCTACAAAACAAGTACGTTTCCATTTTTCATTAAACAGACTTGACTTCCtcctatttttcataatttataaaAGATAAGTTgataattcttatttttctcttctctgttCCCCAAATCAGTCACACTTTGATATGCTTTTTTATTACACTCTGAACTAatattaatttctcattttcgaATCTAAACATTTTTGCGCTTTCTTGGTGAGTTTTTTCAGAAACCTGGAGGAAGGGGTCAAATAAAGTAATTGCTTGAATATCAGCTTGAACTTTATCATGAGAAGGAGCCCATGACGCAATTACATTCAAAAttacatttgattttttcaacatACTTAACAAAATAATAGAAGAAAAACCTGCGTATATGACTGAAACACACCTGGGGTGACACCTCCGCCTTTCGTTTTGATTTCATCATAGCTGGGCCTGATTTGGGTTAAATCTGGCACAACTAGACTGTACAGAGGGCCGTCCTCTGATGAGTCCTCTTCAGCATTAAAAAGAAGCTTAGTTTCTTTCATAagacatttcaaaatctac
This window of the Bemisia tabaci chromosome 3, PGI_BMITA_v3 genome carries:
- the ash2 gene encoding set1/Ash2 histone methyltransferase complex subunit ASH2, which encodes MASGNEDESSQKKTEKSASKAENENPAVTKSDSEKSSESAAAKGSSGIESSMTASQEEKDSVEKKSSGCNTSEDAKTEERDGNCYCGKERNLNIIELLCVHCNRWYHESCIGYQLGKIVPFMMNYTFVCKNCSPTGLESFRKTQALFPQMCVTAIANMMQASVKEGNPRVKFSKDRDIIPFIEAHWEGMTTIARRVTQSWHSTILKCLMKETKLLFNAEEDSSEDGPLYSLVVPDLTQIRPSYDEIKTKGGGVTPGGGGMKGRGGKRKLADTGQGGGKKGRLAGDVNAPKLPAHGYPLEHPYNKDGYRYILAEPDPHAPFRQEFDESSESAGKPIPGWLYRTLAPNKVFLALHDRAPQLRVADNRLKVTGEKGYCMIRATHCVNRGVWYYEATIQEMPEGSATRIGWGQEYANLQAPLGYDKFGYSWRSRKGTRFHEGRGKHYSPGYGVNDVLGFLIILPEEESTSYLPPTYKDRPLVKFRSHLYYEEKDQVAETLKQLHPLQGSKIVFFKNGQCQGDAFLDIYAGAYYPAVSLYKSCSVVVNFGPDFEHPPPKEQYSYRGMHEKSEESICEQVLSDLMYLVQNEGKLRLDSF